A single Chanos chanos chromosome 8, fChaCha1.1, whole genome shotgun sequence DNA region contains:
- the pdyn gene encoding proenkephalin-B — MMEWFVLAFILSFPSLTQADCSSQCLKCAQQIPSLDTEVNRLTCTLECEGTLVTTSLLDKCEKALQELGNGLTELKQDYEDVQSTSKVKDPEEPWVASLVKRYGGFIKRIDKNKISTSPWNENTYLKGFFAKKYGEPYRKFGERDVSELSEDSEREDVTSENDQTLFDDTALNEVKRYGGFLRKFGPKRGNLIDDSSRQDLQKRYGGFMRRIRPKLKWDNQKRYGGFLRRHFKISVRSEDEPNLFDEFGL, encoded by the exons ATGATGGAGTGGTTTGTCCTGGCGTTCATACTGAGCTTCCCGTCCCTGACCCAGGCAGACTGCTCCTCGCAATGTTTGAAATGCGCTCAACAGATCCCCAGTCTAGACACAGAAGTCAACCGGCTG aCGTGTACCTTAGAATGTGAAGGGACCCTGGTAACCACCAGCCTATTAGACAAATGCGAAAAAGCGTTGCAGGAACTTGGAAATGGCTTAACGGAATTAAAGCAAGATTACGAAGACGTGCAAAGCACATCTAAAGTGAAGGATCCCGAGGAACCCTGGGTTGCCAGTCTGGTGAAGCGGTACGGTGGATTCATAAAAAGGAtcgacaaaaataaaatttccaCCTCGCCATGGAATGAGAACACATATTTAAAAGGATTCTTTGCAAAGAAATATGGCGAGCCATATCGAAAGTTCGGCGAGAGAGATGTCTCGGAGCTTTCTGAGGACTCCGAACGCGAAGACGTTACCTCGGAAAATGACCAAACACTATTTGACGATACTGCCTTGAATGAAGTAAAGCGCTATGGTGGTTTTTTGCGAAAATTTGGGCCAAAGAGAGGCAACCTCATCGAtgacagtagcagacaggattTGCAAAAGAGATATGGGGGTTTCATGCGAAGAATCCGTCCAAAGTTGAAATGGGACAATCAGAAGCGATACGGCGGTTTTTTACGTCGCCATTTCAAAATTTCCGTGCGGTCGGAGGACGAACCGAATTTATTTGATGAGTTTGGTCTATAG
- the stk35 gene encoding serine/threonine-protein kinase 35 — protein sequence MDLRNGNRRKIRSVRVCRRTQGQNANMKRDVGKVLRCLPLENNNDDVPMEEECFSTGFLKNANLENALVMSPRYSLLREVGRGSYGIVYEAIARKSGVRVAVKKLRCDAPENVELALAEFWALASLEKKHENVVQLEECILQKNGLAQKMSHGNKRSKQYLRLVETSLKGERILGYPEEPCYLWFVMEFCEGGDLNQFILSRRPDPRTNKSFMLQLSSAVAFLHRNNIVHRDLKPDNILISQKSGTPVIKVADFGLSKVCAGLGAADADGEDRTNKNVINVNKFWLSSACGSDFYMAPEVWEGHYTAKADIFALGIIIWAMIERITFIDAESKRELLGTYIRQGGEIVPVGEALLENPKMVLHIPQKTRSSMSDGLKKLLQDMLAVNPQDRPDAFQLERRMDQVTCAA from the exons ATGGATCTTCGAAACGGAAATCGTCGCAAAATAAGAAGTGTGCGGGTGTGCAGGAGAACGCAGGGACAGAACGCGAACATGAAAAGAGATGTTGGGAAAGTTCTCAGGTGCCTGCCTTTGGAGAATAACAATGACGACGTGCCCATGGAGGAAGAATGCTTCTCAACGGGCTTTCTCAAAAACGCAAACCTCGAGAACGCGTTGGTCATGTCTCCTCGTTACAGTTTGTTACGGGAGGTCGGGCGAGGAAGCTACGGGATCGTATACGAGGCTATTGCACGGAAATCTGGCGTTAGAGTAGCGGTGAAGAAGCTCAGATGTGACGCTCCAGAAAATGTCGAGCTAGCCCTGGCTGAGTTTTGGGCCCTCGCTAGCTTGGAGAAGAAACACGAGAATGTAGTTCAACTGGAAGAATGTATACTGCAAAAGAACGGCCTGGCCCAGAAAATGAGCCACGGTAACAAACGGTCCAAGCAGTACCTAAGATTAGTTGAGACGTCATTGAAAG GAGAGCGGATCCTGGGCTACCCAGAGGAACCCTGTTACCTGTGGTTTGTGATGGAGTTCTGCGAGGGGGGAGACCTGAACCAGTTCATTCTGTCTCGGCGACCGGACCCACGGACCAATAAGAGTTTCATGCTGCAGCTGAGCAGCGCGGTCGCCTTCCTGCACAGGAACAATATTGTCCACCGCGACCTTAAGCCAGACAACATCCTCATCTCGCAGAAGTCTGGCACGCCCGTCATCAAAGTGGCAGACTTCGGCCTCAGTAAGGTTTGTGCCGGCCTGGGCGCCGCGGACGCCGACGGGGAAGACCGCACGAACAAAAACGTGATCAACGTCAACAAGTTCTGGCTGTCGTCGGCCTGCGGCTCCGACTTCTACATGGCGCCCGAGGTGTGGGAAGGTCACTACACGGCCAAGGCCGACATTTTTGCCCTGGGCATCATCATCTGGGCCATGATCGAGAGAATCACCTTCATCGACGCCGAGTCCAAACGGGAGCTGCTGGGCACGTACATCCGCCAGGGCGGCGAGATCGTGCCGGTGGGAGAGGCGCTGCTGGAGAACCCCAAAATGGTCCTGCACATCCCCCAGAAAACCCGCAGCTCCATGTCGGACGGGCTGAAGAAGCTCCTTCAGGACATGCTGGCGGTGAACCCTCAGGACCGACCCGACGCCTTCCAGCTGGAACGCCGAATGGACCAGGTCACCTGCGCGGCCTGA